In Chloroflexota bacterium, one DNA window encodes the following:
- a CDS encoding iron ABC transporter permease has translation MRRGAPPYLFLAALLIVAAVLLPLVYLILRTADAGGSAWDLLSEARTLQILARSALLAAAVVGTATVIAVPIAWLTVRTDLPLQRVWSVLTALPLVVPSYVGGFAFVSALGPRGLLQQVLERPFGVERLPEIYGFLGAWLCLTLFTFPYILLSVRAALWGMDGAQEEASRSLGHGAGRTFFRVTLPQLRPAIAAGGLLVALYTLSDFGAVTLLQFNSFTRVIYLQYEASFDRILASVLALMLVAFTLLILIVEQRGRGKAKYHSTAATRRLPLVRLGRWKWPALAFLTLVVLASLGLPASVLLYWLAQGLANNVEVDFLGSAMTNAVYASALAALLAVVAAIPVTVLAVRHSGRFSRFLETASYAGFAMPGIVVALSLVFLGANYAPVLYQTLAMLVFAYSVLYLSMAVGSVRASLLQVNPAVEEAARSLGRGSLQVLATVTLPLVRPGIVVAFAMVFLTAMKELPATLLLAPIGFRTLATEMWSATSSGFYAKAAIPALLLVGVSAIPVAILLRREQRGDAAVQS, from the coding sequence ATGCGACGTGGGGCGCCGCCCTATCTCTTCCTGGCCGCCCTTCTTATCGTCGCCGCTGTCCTTCTGCCCCTCGTCTATCTCATCCTCCGCACCGCCGACGCCGGCGGCAGTGCCTGGGACCTTTTGTCTGAAGCTCGCACGCTCCAGATCCTTGCGAGGAGCGCCCTCCTTGCTGCGGCCGTTGTGGGAACGGCGACGGTTATAGCGGTGCCCATCGCCTGGCTTACCGTGCGCACAGACCTACCCCTACAGCGCGTGTGGAGTGTCCTCACGGCCCTCCCCCTCGTTGTCCCGAGCTACGTCGGCGGCTTCGCCTTCGTCTCCGCCCTGGGGCCGCGGGGCCTTCTCCAACAGGTGCTGGAGCGCCCCTTCGGCGTGGAGCGCCTGCCGGAGATTTACGGCTTCCTTGGCGCGTGGCTCTGCCTCACCCTTTTCACCTTCCCCTACATCCTCTTGAGCGTCCGCGCGGCCCTCTGGGGCATGGACGGCGCGCAGGAAGAGGCCAGCCGTAGCCTGGGCCACGGCGCAGGTCGCACCTTCTTTCGCGTGACGCTGCCGCAGCTGCGGCCCGCCATCGCCGCCGGGGGACTGCTGGTGGCCCTCTATACCCTCAGCGATTTCGGCGCGGTGACCCTCCTGCAATTCAACTCCTTCACCCGGGTCATCTACCTGCAGTACGAAGCCTCCTTCGACCGCATCCTCGCCTCTGTGCTTGCGCTGATGCTCGTCGCCTTCACCCTCCTCATCCTTATCGTGGAGCAGCGCGGGCGGGGCAAGGCGAAATATCATTCCACCGCCGCCACCCGCCGCTTGCCCCTGGTCCGGCTGGGAAGGTGGAAATGGCCCGCCTTGGCCTTCCTCACGCTTGTGGTACTTGCCTCCCTCGGCCTGCCCGCCTCCGTCCTCCTCTACTGGCTGGCCCAGGGCCTGGCCAACAACGTGGAGGTGGATTTCCTGGGGAGCGCGATGACCAACGCCGTCTATGCCTCCGCCCTCGCGGCTCTCCTCGCCGTCGTCGCCGCCATCCCGGTCACGGTGCTGGCCGTCCGCCACTCTGGTCGCTTCTCGCGCTTCCTGGAGACGGCGAGCTACGCAGGCTTCGCGATGCCCGGCATCGTCGTCGCCCTCTCCCTCGTCTTCCTCGGCGCGAACTACGCCCCAGTTCTCTATCAGACCCTCGCGATGCTCGTCTTCGCCTATAGCGTCCTCTATCTCTCCATGGCTGTGGGCTCCGTGCGCGCCTCCCTCCTGCAGGTGAATCCTGCCGTGGAAGAGGCGGCGCGCAGTCTGGGCCGCGGCTCTCTCCAAGTGCTGGCGACGGTGACCCTGCCCCTGGTGCGGCCCGGCATCGTCGTCGCCTTCGCCATGGTCTTCCTGACGGCGATGAAGGAGCTCCCGGCGACGCTGCTCCTGGCGCCCATCGGCTTTCGCACCCTGGCGACGGAGATGTGGTCGGCCACCTCCTCCGGC